The window AGCCCCATGCGTGTCCAGACCGGCCGCGGCGTCCTTTTGATCGACTACCGCTGCGAGAACGACCGCCTGGTCGAGGCCACCGTCGATATGGGCGAGCCCATCCTCGACCCCGCGCTCGTCCCCGTCGTCTTCCCCCGCCCCGAGCCCATCCAGCACATCGTCGGCTTCCCCATCGCCCGCTACATCCCATGGCCCACCGCCCCCTGGATGGAAGCCGCCGGCCTCTCCCCCGCGATGACCTGCGTCTCCATGGGCAACCCCCACGTCGTCATCTTCTGCGAGAACCCCGACGCCGTCCCCCTCGAGACCGTCGGCCCCTACCTCGAGACCCAGCCCATCTTCCCCGAGCGCATCAACGTCCACTTCGCACGCGTGATATCTCCTCGCGAAGCCGCCATGCGAACCTGGGAGCGGGGCGCCGGCATCACCCTGGCCTGCGGCACCGGCGCGTGCGCCGTCGCCGTCGCGGGCGTCCTCTCGCTCCGCCTCCACACCGAGTCCCTCATTCACCTCCCCGGCGGCGACCTGCGCATCCGCTGGGACACGGTGTCTCGCCACGTCTTCAAGTCCGGCCCTGCCGCGGATGTCTTTGAGGGCGTTTGGCCCCTCCAACCACCACACGCCGAACCGCCCGGAGCGCAGCCCGCGCCGCCGCACCGCGTTGGCAACCCGGCTCCCCTCCGGTAGGATGCCCGGCCCGATCTCGGCCCGCCCGAGTTCAGGAGGAGGAATCCGCCCCGCATGGCCAGGCTCCACGAGTACCAGGGCAAGTCACTCCTCGCCCGGGAAGGCATCGCCGTTCCCCGCGGCGGGCCGGCCCGCTCCCCCGAAGACGCCGCGAAACTCGCCCGCGAACTCGGCGGCCGCGTCGTCATCAAGATCCAGGCCTGGACCACCAACCGCAAGGCCCTCAGCGGCGTCGCCTTTGCCCAGACCCCCGAGGAGGCCTCCGACCACGCCCGGCGCATGCTCGCCATGACCCTGGGCAACTTCCCCGTCCGCGAGGTCCTCGTCGAAGAGGCCCTCGCCATCAAGGACGAACTCTTCGTTTCTCTCTTCATCGACGATCGCAAGCGAGCCCCCGGAATGCTCGTCTCCCTCTCCGGCGGCTCCGGCATCGAAGAGCGCGCCCACTCCGGCGGCGACTCCGCTGTCCTCCGCCTCGATTGCGACGTCAACCGCGGCCTCGACACCACGCCCCTCCGCCGCCTCCTCGCCTCATCCGCCATCGCCAAGGATCTGCACGAACAGGTCGTCGACGCCGTCAGCAAGGTCTTCCTCGTCGCGAAGAAGAACGAGGCCCGCTCCGTCGAGATCAACCCGCTGGTCACCGTCGCCGATGCGCGCGGCGCCCGCGTCGTCGCGGCCGACTGCCGCATGACCATCGATGACTACGCCGTCTACCGCCACCCCGATCTCGGCATCGAGATCGCCCGCGAACTCGACCACCCGCCCACCCCCCTGGAGAAGGCCGCCTACGCCATCGAACAGGCCGATCACCGCGGCACCTTCTTCTTCGCCCAAATGAACACCGCCGCGCCCGCCTCGTCGAAGGGCCTGATCGGCTTCCACGGCGCCGGCGGCGGCGGCTCCATGATGTCCATGGACGCGATCGCCAACGAGGGCTTCACCGTCGCCAACTTCTGCGACACCTCCGGCAACCCCTCCCCGGCCAAGGTCTACCGCGCCGCACGGATCATCCTGTCGCAACCGGGGCTTGTGGGCTACTTCGGCTCCGGCTCCGGCGTCGCGAACCAGGAGCAATACTGGTCCGCCTACGGGCTGGCCAAGGCCTTCTGGGAACTCTCCATCGACATCCCCGTCGTGATCCGCCTCGGCGGCAATGCCGAGGACCGTGCGGTCGACATTCTTCACGCCGCCTGCAAGGGCCTCCCCGCCCGCGTCGAAGGCTACCGCAAGACCGACCCGCCAGCCCAGATCGCCGCGAGCTTCGCCACCCTCGTGCGCGAAGCCGCGGGCACCGCCTGGAAACCCCGCGCCCCGCGACGGCCCGCCTTCGTCGGCTCCCCCTCATCGCCGAACTTCGTTCTCCGCGCCGGCCGGGTCTGGATCGACCCCGCCGCCTGGAAGCAGCACGCGCCGAAGATTGTGGCCCGCGCAAGCGGCCTGCTCAAGGACACCGGCGGAACGCCCGCCCTCGCCGTCACCGCCGAAGAACTGCTCACCAAGGACAGCGAACTCATCGCCTGCGAGGTCGAGTGCCGCCGCGACGGCATCGACGCGGTCTTCGTCGACCTCGACCTGCCGGGCCTCGAACAGCCCATGCAGTCCTGAGACTCGACGACAGGTGTTCGGTATCCGAACCCGGGTCACGCACCCAGCCCGGCGAACACCGCATCTCGCCAATTCTGCGGTCATTCCCGCGACGTGGAACAAGGACCGCTTGTCGCTGCTTCAGAATGTGGTACCGTCACCTTCAGACGGCCCGCCGGGGTATTCTCCCCGGTGCGAACAAGGAGAGGTCCGCATGTCCACGAGAACGTGCCCCGACCGATTGGACCAGTTGTTCGAAGCCCTCGAGCCCCGCCAGCTCCTCGCCGGCGACGCGATGCCCTTTACCCTCTACTACCCAGAGGGCTATGCGCACGACCAGATCTCAGAGTTCGTCCCCATCACCAACCCAAACAATCACGCCGTCTCGTTCCAGCTCATCGCCCGATACGAGACCGGCGACCGCGACCAGGTCCTCGCCGAGGGCCTCATTCCTCCGAACACCCGCAGCGGAGTGACCATCAACACCGCGGACCGGCCACAGGATCGGCTTGTCCGGAAAGACGAGGCGTATGCCCTCATCCTCAAGTCCTCCGATCAGGTCGACGCCACCATCTCGCATTACGACTTCGGCGCCACCATCGGCCAGTCCTTCGCCGATGAGCCCTCCACATACTGGACCTTCACCGACGTCCAGAAAGACCACGACACCGTCCGCGACTTCCTCGTCTACTACAACACCTCCGATGAGCGAGCCCACATCACCCTGACCTTCATCCCGGAATCCGGCGAGAACATCGTCCTCCACGATGTCCTCGGTGCGCTCCGCCGCGGCGGCCTCAACATCGATGCCACCCGCTCGATCCCCGAAGGCATCTACGCCGTCACCATCACCAGCGACCAGCCGATCGTCGCTGCCCTGACCCACTACGACATCTCCATGCGCCGAGGCTTCGGTGTCCTCGGCGCCGCCAATGGCGGCGGGCTCGCCGGCCTCATCCCCGCCGTCGACTTCCAGGACAACGACCGCGGCCACGGGAACGATCCCGACGGCTTCGACGAGGACAACCCCGGCCGCGGTCACGGAAACGGCCACGCCCGCCGACCCTACGAGACGACCACCAGCTTCAACGTTCTCAACACCGGCACCGTTCCCGCCAACGTCACGTTCACGTTCCTCTCCCACGATGGCACCGGCGATATCGAGAACGCCACGCGCTCCGTCATCGTTCCGGCCGGCTCCCGTGTCTCCTACATCTTCGACAACCTCGATTTCACCCTCGATGCCGGCGTCGGCGTCGCGTACGAGTCCGACCACCTCGTGACGGTCGCGGCGATGATCTCCGGCCCCCGCCGCGCCGCGGCCATCCCGGCCATCGTCGTCGCCGCCACCCAGTGGGGCTTCGGCGAGGGCTTCATGACCCGCGACCGCGCCGGCCGCACGATCAGCGAGAACCTGTACCTGTTCAATCCCGCCGCGGGCGAGACCGAGGTCAAGATCGAGTTCCTCTTCCGCGACGGCACAGCCTTCTCGACCACCCGAACCGTCGGCCCCGCGTCGATCGTCGACGTCAACCTCGACGTGTTCGAGGGCTTCCTGCGGCACACCAACTCCCGGTACTTCTTCGGCATCCGCGTGACCGCCGACGACCCCATCATCGCCACGCTCGACCACATGGACCGCGTGCTCGCCGGCGGCTTCACCACGGCAGGCATTCCCCGCGGCACCGTGGTCCCGCTCTCCAGTGTCCTCCAGCTCCCGGAGCCCCCAGCACCGGTGTCCTGAGACGGCCGAACACAGGAGTCGTAGGTCAACGAACGGGGAGCGGCGTTTGTGGAGTCGCAGCGCGGTCTTCACCGCTCCCCGCGGGGGAGCGTCTGATGATCGCTTGGAGCAGCTCGTGGTGGAGGGATTGCGTCGGTGGGGGTGCCCGATGGCGCCCCCGCCGTCAATCTCGCTTCCAGTCGATCGAACACCGCGGCCAGTTCGGCGATCGCCCGGTCCAGCGCCGACCGGTCGCGGTGCTCGACGGCGTATCGCAGCGATGGGAGCATCCACGATGCGTACCCCGAATCCTCGTCCGTTCCTGCCAGCAGGCTCCTGAACCAGGGCCGGCCGGGCAGGCCCGCTTCCGTGAGCCACTCCCTCTCGGCGCCGATCAACTCGGCGTTGGCCAGCGCCGGATCGGTGCCGAGTGCCTGGGGATCGAGGCGACGGCTCGACGCGCGGTATCGCTCCGCCGCGGCCTCGAGCGGCGCGAGTTCGGCGGCGATTCCGCGCGGGCTTGGGGGATCTTGCGGCGAGAGGAAGCCGGAGGCGATGCCGATTCTGGAGATCTCGCCGAGGTACCGGATGGTGTCTGTGCCGGCGCGCTCGCGGTCGTAGGGGATCACGGGCGAGTAGGCGAGGAGCGCCAAGGTGGCGTTGGTCATCCGGGTGACGAGCGTCGCCGAGGCGTAGTCGTCGCCGACGACTTTCCAATACCAGATCAGGTTGTCGTAGTTGGAGTGGTACGAGTTCCCCTTGGAGCCCGAGGCGCTCATGCCGGCGACAGGGACGCCGAGG of the Phycisphaeraceae bacterium genome contains:
- a CDS encoding diaminopimelate epimerase translates to MPHQSLAFVKMHGIANDYVYLDAVTDPSIESEFAGPAGAALVRAMSDRHTGVGSDGVILLCRPTPSESADVRMRMFNSDGSESQMCGNGVRCVAKFAHDRLGVRASPMRVQTGRGVLLIDYRCENDRLVEATVDMGEPILDPALVPVVFPRPEPIQHIVGFPIARYIPWPTAPWMEAAGLSPAMTCVSMGNPHVVIFCENPDAVPLETVGPYLETQPIFPERINVHFARVISPREAAMRTWERGAGITLACGTGACAVAVAGVLSLRLHTESLIHLPGGDLRIRWDTVSRHVFKSGPAADVFEGVWPLQPPHAEPPGAQPAPPHRVGNPAPLR
- a CDS encoding acetate--CoA ligase family protein, whose amino-acid sequence is MARLHEYQGKSLLAREGIAVPRGGPARSPEDAAKLARELGGRVVIKIQAWTTNRKALSGVAFAQTPEEASDHARRMLAMTLGNFPVREVLVEEALAIKDELFVSLFIDDRKRAPGMLVSLSGGSGIEERAHSGGDSAVLRLDCDVNRGLDTTPLRRLLASSAIAKDLHEQVVDAVSKVFLVAKKNEARSVEINPLVTVADARGARVVAADCRMTIDDYAVYRHPDLGIEIARELDHPPTPLEKAAYAIEQADHRGTFFFAQMNTAAPASSKGLIGFHGAGGGGSMMSMDAIANEGFTVANFCDTSGNPSPAKVYRAARIILSQPGLVGYFGSGSGVANQEQYWSAYGLAKAFWELSIDIPVVIRLGGNAEDRAVDILHAACKGLPARVEGYRKTDPPAQIAASFATLVREAAGTAWKPRAPRRPAFVGSPSSPNFVLRAGRVWIDPAAWKQHAPKIVARASGLLKDTGGTPALAVTAEELLTKDSELIACEVECRRDGIDAVFVDLDLPGLEQPMQS
- a CDS encoding LEPR-XLL domain-containing protein, encoding MSTRTCPDRLDQLFEALEPRQLLAGDAMPFTLYYPEGYAHDQISEFVPITNPNNHAVSFQLIARYETGDRDQVLAEGLIPPNTRSGVTINTADRPQDRLVRKDEAYALILKSSDQVDATISHYDFGATIGQSFADEPSTYWTFTDVQKDHDTVRDFLVYYNTSDERAHITLTFIPESGENIVLHDVLGALRRGGLNIDATRSIPEGIYAVTITSDQPIVAALTHYDISMRRGFGVLGAANGGGLAGLIPAVDFQDNDRGHGNDPDGFDEDNPGRGHGNGHARRPYETTTSFNVLNTGTVPANVTFTFLSHDGTGDIENATRSVIVPAGSRVSYIFDNLDFTLDAGVGVAYESDHLVTVAAMISGPRRAAAIPAIVVAATQWGFGEGFMTRDRAGRTISENLYLFNPAAGETEVKIEFLFRDGTAFSTTRTVGPASIVDVNLDVFEGFLRHTNSRYFFGIRVTADDPIIATLDHMDRVLAGGFTTAGIPRGTVVPLSSVLQLPEPPAPVS